A part of Anser cygnoides isolate HZ-2024a breed goose chromosome 17, Taihu_goose_T2T_genome, whole genome shotgun sequence genomic DNA contains:
- the TPST2 gene encoding LOW QUALITY PROTEIN: protein-tyrosine sulfotransferase 2 (The sequence of the model RefSeq protein was modified relative to this genomic sequence to represent the inferred CDS: deleted 1 base in 1 codon), which translates to MRVTMRRVLLAVGSVVALMVTLHLGQQVLECQQVLNKRRHRLMRPENEELVMMDSNHVEYRYSKEMPLIFIGGVPRSGTTLMRAMLDAHPEVRCGEETRIIPRVLAMRQAWSKSGREKMRLDEAGVTDQVLDAAMQAFILEVIAKHGEPARYLCNKDPFTLKSSVYLSRLFPNSKFLLMVRDGRASVHSMITRKVTIAGFDLNSYRDCLTKWNKAIEVMYSQCLEIGRSRCLPVYYEQLVLHPEQSMHAIMKFLDISWSDAVLHHEELIGKPGGVSLSKIERSTDQVIKPVNMEALSKWIGHIPGDVLQDMAHIAPMLARLGYDPYANPPHYGHPDPLVVNNTHRVLKGEYKTPANLKGHLQVMQNTSSSH; encoded by the exons ATGCGGGTGACCATGAGGCGGGTGCTGCTGGCGGTGGGCTCGGTGGTCGCCCTGATGGTGACTCTGCACCTTGGCCAGCAGGTCCTGGAGTGCCAGCAGGTCCTGAACAAGAGGAGGCACCGGCTGATGAGGCCGGAGAACGAGGAGCTGGTCATGATGGACTCCAACCACGTCGAGTACCGCTACAGCAAGGAGATGCCCCTGATATTCATCGGCGGTGTCCCCCGCAGCGGCACGACGCTGATGAGGGCCATGCTCGACGCCCACCCCGAGGTGCGCTGCGGGGAGGAGACCCGCATCATCCCCCGCGTGCTGGCGATGCGGCAGGCCTGGTCCAAGTCGGGCCGAGAGAAGATGCGCCTGGACGAGGCGGGGGTGACGGACCAGGTCCTGGACGCCGCCATGCAGGCCTTTATACTGGAGGTGATCGCCAAGCACGGCGAGCCAGCCAGGTATTTGTGTAACAAGGACCCCTTCACGCTGAAGTCCTCCGTCTACCTGTCCAGGCTGTTTCCCAATTCCAAGTTCCTCCTGATGGTTCGAGACGGCCGGGCTTCGGTGCACTCCATGATCACACGGAAAGTGACGATCGCGGGCTTTGACCTGAACAGCTACCGGGACTGCCTGACCAAGTGGAACAAAGCGATCGAGGTGATGTACTCCCAGTGCCTGGAGATCGGGCGGTCCCGCTGCCTGCCCGTCTACTACgagcagctggtgctgcaccCCGAGCAGTCCATGCACGCCATCATGAAGTTCCTGGACATCTCCTGGAGCGATGCCGTGCTGCACCACGAGGAGCTGATAGGGAAGCCCGGCGGAGTGTCCCTTTCCAA GATAGAGAGATCAACAGACCAGGTTATCAAGCCGGTGAACATGGAGGCGTTATCGAAATGGATCGGGCACATCCCA GGGGATGTGCTGCAGGACATGGCCCACATAGCTCCCATGCTTGCCAGGCTGGGCTACGACCCGTACGCCAATCCGCCCCACTACGGCCACCCGGACCCGCTGGTCGTCAACAACACGCACAGA gTTTTAAAAGGGGAATATAAAACGCCAGCCAACTTGAAAGGTCACCTGCAG GTGATGCAGAACACATCATCTTCTCACTAA